A portion of the Macrobrachium nipponense isolate FS-2020 chromosome 12, ASM1510439v2, whole genome shotgun sequence genome contains these proteins:
- the LOC135224718 gene encoding nucleolar protein 58-like — MLVLFETSAGYAVFKLIDEQKLQKVDNLFEDFESSEKANKVVQLKNFVKFADSADALQGTVTLNEGKLSKPLKKLLKKVFVEEAHEKLAVWDAKLGSTIRDKLGIQCVSNTAVGELMRCIKSQVEGLIPGLQEKELTAMSLGLGHNLARYKLKFSPDKVDTMIVQAISLLDDIDKELNNYIMRTREWYGWHFPELGKIITDNTAYIRSIMAMGTREKAVKTDFSEILPEDVEEKVKEAAEISMGSEIADEDILNIHHLCDQIIELTDYRAQLNEYLTNRMAAIAPNLTILVGELIGARLIAHAGSLINLAKHPASTIQILGAEKALFRALKTRHATPKFGMLYHAQLVSQTSAKNKGKVSRMLAAKAALACRYDALGEETTTDMGINNRAKLASRVSLIETGFSDRISGKGKAMARFERYQGPSEVKQYFAAADNTLPSSSKRKFDESFEAPAAKKIKIEDDGGEVTKEKKKKKKQLVQELKTEVEEAAEVKTEAKSEAEMEMETPEPSSEKKKKKKKKKEKAEAE; from the exons CTTATTGATGAACAGAAGCTCCAAAAGGTCGACAACCTttttgaagacttcgaaagttcAGAGAAAGCCAACAAAgt TGTGCAGCTGAAGAATTTTGTGAAATTTGCGGACTCTGCTGATGCATTGCAAGGCACTGTAACActgaatgaaggtaaattatcCAAACCCCTAAAGAAGTTACTGAAAAAAGTCTTTGTAGAGGAAGCTCATGAGAAGCTTGCTGTGTGGGATGCTAAACTTGGAAGTACCATCAGG GATAAACTTGGGATCCAGTGTGTTagcaacactgcagttggagagCTGATGCGATGTATAAAGTCACAGGTTGAAGGCCTTATTCCTGGTTTACAGGAAAAAGAATTGACTGCCATGTCTCTTGGTTTGGGTCACAA TTTGGCACGCTACAAATTGAAATTCTCCCCTGATAAGGTGGATACCATGATTGTGCAGGCCATTTCCTTATTAGATGACATAGATAAGGAGTTGAATAATTATATTATGCGGACACGCGAATGGTATGGCTGGCACTTTCCAGAACTCGGCAAAATTATCACAGATAACACAGCCTATATTCGCTCAATTATGGCAATGG GTACTCGAGAGAAGGCTGTAAAGACCGATTTTAGTGAAATATTACCTGAGGATGTTGAAGAGAAAGTGAAAGAGGCAGCAGAAATATCCATGGGGTCAGAAATTGCTGATGAAGATATTCTTAATATACATCATTTATGTGATCAG ATAATAGAGCTAACGGATTATCGTGCACAGTTGAATGAGTATCTGACCAATCGTATGGCAGCTATTGCCCCCAACTTGACTATATTGGTTGGGGAGCTAATCGGAGCTCGTCTCATTGCTCACGCTGGTTCTTTAATCAACTTGGCAAAGCATCCTGCATCAACCATTCAGATTCTAGGTGCTGAGAAAGCTCTCTTCCGAGCATTGAAAACCCGGCATGCTACTCCCAAATTTGGTATGCTCTACCATGCACAGCTAGTTTCACAGACTAGTGCCAAAAATAAG GGTAAAGTGTCTCGTATGTTGGCAGCTAAGGCTGCGTTAGCGTGTCGTTATGATGCCCTCGGTGAAGAAACGACAACAGATATGGGCATCAATAACAGGGCCAAACTAGCTTCCAGAGTGTCTCTGATAGAAACTGGTTTTTCAGATAGAATTTCAGGAAAAGGAAAGGCTATGGCAAGATTTGAGAGATATCAAGGACCCAG tgaagtaaagcaatATTTTGCAGCGGCAGATAATACTTTGCCAAGCTCGTCCAAACGTAAATTTGATGAATCATTTGAGGCACCAGCTGCTAAGAAAATCAAGATTGAAGATGATGGTG gTGAAGTtactaaagaaaagaagaaaaagaagaagcaacTTGTACAAGAATTAAAGACTGAAGTAGAGGAAGCTGCAGAAGTCAAGACAGAAGCCAAGTCTGAGGCAGAAATGGAAATGGAGACGCCGGAGCCATCtagtgaaaagaagaagaagaagaaaaagaagaaggagaaagctgAAGCTGAATGA